The Porites lutea chromosome 11, jaPorLute2.1, whole genome shotgun sequence genome includes a region encoding these proteins:
- the LOC140952622 gene encoding uncharacterized protein — MTEWRLWKLKVKSLLFVAFLFIITFALVKFVVNQGSGNVQFTYQKEGGMPGSLNVDIWEELCGEKMLSLTQFPLFPQGPSARLQTPNLRLYFRPQSENSGLRIFGFLSPFESGDYSFYLDTSETSELWLSLDSNPENSKLIANSTSGQEWKFDNNLNSVSLLAGKRYYLEILLKLEKYEWIFHHFELKWKSSSWREDDIREIPSNVFIANDKFKQVRTFDRNKNFVLPMHGKRQDPRFATEELQRRAEMYLLPFISEKDSKNLFPACDYNPSYLVKGPLKRYQSTWELQYSSIYPFDYSDVVCKAKNDFLSLGNDQLDKDIAEVVASQVWIQLEKQHPGKYSFVRTLNVEEKRDQRKGDRYLVELELKENSVGRPVRFSEYVYRPWGAQTLCTPVGVAWKKSAVVNILLTTGNNQGRWILHFLDNMARIYNRTKDANFNVVIVDFDSKDIDIDNALKKAAIPSYQYTNRKGDFSRALGLQKAAEMVRDPNSILFAMDLHLDIPYHFLDDVRKHSVQHKIAYCPLLVRLGCGATATEPFGFWEIYGLGLITLYKSDWDKIGGMNVKEFKEKWGGEDWEFVDRLLEAGMEVEMLKMLHFFHYFHSKKGMWNNINSHAKGDILSKYWYTY, encoded by the exons ATGACAGAATGGCGATTGTGGAAACTTAAAGTTAAAAGTTTACTTTTTGTGGCATTTTTATTCATAATAACGTTTGCTCTAGTGAAATTTGTTGTAAACCAAGGATCTGGAAATGTACAGTTCACGTATCAGAAAGAAGGAGGAATGCCTGGCTCTTTGAACGTGGACATTTGGGAAGAACTATGCGGCGAAAAGATGCTGTCACTAACACAGTTTCCACTCTTTCCTCAAGGACCGTCTGCGCGATTACAAACGCCAAATTTGCGGCTATATTTTCGACCACAATCGGAAAATTCTGGGCTACGGATATTTGGATTTCTGTCACCCTTCGAATCTGGGGATTACAGTTTTTATTTAGATACAAGTGAAACTTCAGAACTTTGGTTGAGTTTGGATTCAAATCCAGAGAACAGCAAATTGATTGCAAATTCAACCTCAGGGCAAGAGTGGAAATTTGACAACAATTTAAACAGCGTTTCTTTGCTTGCTGGAAAGCGTTATTATTTGGAAATTTTACTCAAACTAGAAAAATATGAGTGGATTTTTCATCACTTTGAACTTAAGTGGAAATCATCCTCTTGGAGAGAAGATGACATCAGAGAAATCCCATCCAATGTGTTTATTGCTAATGATAAGTTTAAACAAGTTCGAACATTTGATCgcaacaaaaattttgttcttcCTATGCACGGTAAACGCCAAGATCCTAGATTTGCAACGGAGGAATTACAACGCCGTGCAGAAATGTATCTCCTCCCTTTCATTAGTGAAAAGGAttccaaaaatctttttcctgCATGTGACTACAATCCTTCATACCTGGTGAAAGGACCTTTAAAAAGGTACCAGTCCACTTGGGAATTGCAGTATTCGTCCATTTATCCGTTTGACTACAGTGATGTTGTGTGTAaggcaaaaaatgattttttgtcTCTTGGGAATGACCAGTTGGATAAAGATATTGCCGAGGTAGTCGCTTCTCAAGTCTGGATACAGCTGGAGAAACAACATCCTGG GAAATACTCTTTTGTACGAACCCTAAATGTGGAAGAAAAACGTGACCAAAGAAAAGGAGACAGGTACTTGGTGGAATTGgaactgaaagaaaattcagtcgGAAGACCTGTAAGGTTCTCAGAATATGTCTACAGACCGTGGGGTGCACAAACCCTGTGTACCCCTGTGGGCGTGGCCTGGAAGAAAAGTGCTGTTGTCAACATTTTGCTTACAACTGGAAATAACCAGGGACGTTGGATTCTTCACTTCCTTGATAACATGGCAAGAATTTATAACAGAACCAAGGATGCCAATTTTAATGTTGTTATTGTCGATTTTGACAGCAAAGACATTGATATTGATAATGCCTTAAAGAAGGCAGCAATTCCATCTTATCAATATACTAATAGAAAGGGGGATTTTTCAAGGGCCTTGGGGCTACAGAAAGCTGCTGAAATGGTCAGAGATCCAAATTCAATTCTTTTTGCTATGGATCTTCATCTTGATATTCCTTATCATTTCTTGGATGATGTTAGAAAG CACTCTGTTCAACACAAGATTGCCTACTGTCCTCTTCTCGTACGCTTAGGCTGTGGAGCAACAGCTACCGAACCTTTTGGCTTTTGGGAAATTTATGGTTTAGGATTGATAACTTTGTACAAGAGTGACTGGGACAAAATTGGAGGAATGAACGTCAAGGAATTTAAGGAGAAATGGGGTGGGGAGGACTGGGAATTTGTCGATCGCTTGTTGGAAGCTGGAATGGAGGTTGAAATGCTCAAAATGTTGCATTTTTTTCACTACTTCCATTCAAAGAAAGGCATGTGGAATAACATCAACAGCCATGCAAAAGGTGACATTTTGAGCAAATATTGGTACACGTATTGA